A window of Paremcibacter congregatus contains these coding sequences:
- a CDS encoding GNAT family N-acetyltransferase, translated as MAREKINMSGLDKPGAIFVKAGDIEIRLANSETELLAAQKLRYQVFYKEMHAKPTGEMEKLGRDYDDFDLVCDHLLAFDTSKTGDDAVIATYRLLREEKIDGIQNFYSSQEFDLSNMDKKPFRDRMAGRQGLELGRSCVREAYRSNNIIQLMWKAIIVYITHHKVGCLFGCASLAGVIQGDLELPLSYLYHKYKTPDDINIPALPERFQKMDYYPADYEGLSKAKRQLAPLVRGYAALGCYIGDGAVIDEQFNTTDVFILLFTDRLRERNPQMFDGIE; from the coding sequence ATGGCACGTGAGAAGATCAATATGAGTGGTTTGGATAAGCCGGGGGCAATTTTTGTCAAAGCAGGCGATATTGAAATTCGTCTTGCCAATTCCGAAACTGAACTTCTGGCTGCCCAGAAACTGCGGTATCAGGTCTTCTATAAGGAAATGCATGCCAAGCCGACCGGTGAAATGGAAAAACTGGGCCGGGATTATGACGATTTCGATCTGGTGTGTGATCATTTGCTGGCCTTTGATACCAGCAAGACCGGCGATGATGCCGTGATTGCCACATACCGTTTGTTGCGCGAAGAAAAAATTGATGGCATCCAGAATTTCTACTCTTCCCAGGAATTCGATCTCAGCAATATGGACAAAAAACCCTTCCGCGACAGAATGGCCGGACGTCAGGGGCTGGAACTGGGGCGAAGTTGTGTGCGGGAAGCTTACCGGTCTAACAATATCATTCAGCTGATGTGGAAGGCGATCATCGTCTATATCACCCATCACAAGGTCGGCTGTCTGTTTGGCTGCGCCAGTCTGGCCGGGGTGATCCAGGGGGATCTGGAATTGCCGTTGTCTTATCTGTATCATAAATATAAGACTCCGGATGATATCAATATTCCCGCTCTGCCGGAACGGTTTCAGAAGATGGATTATTATCCGGCGGATTATGAAGGCCTGAGTAAAGCCAAGCGTCAATTGGCGCCCTTGGTGCGCGGTTATGCGGCGCTCGGCTGTTATATCGGCGACGGCGCGGTCATTGACGAGCAGTTTAACACCACCGATGTGTTTATCCTGCTGTTCACGGACCGTCTGCGTGAACGCAACCCCCAAATGTTTGACGGCATCGAATAG
- a CDS encoding helix-hairpin-helix domain-containing protein: MKKNSLEDKRKLKDLACIGRATESDLHVLGIRHVEQLKKWSGADLYSALCEKTGVQHNICCLDVFNCVVAQANDPDLPKEQCDWCNVRKTSR; the protein is encoded by the coding sequence ATGAAAAAAAATAGCCTTGAAGACAAACGGAAATTAAAAGATCTCGCTTGCATCGGACGCGCGACCGAAAGTGATCTTCATGTTCTCGGGATTAGGCATGTGGAACAGCTGAAAAAGTGGTCAGGTGCGGATCTATATTCAGCATTATGCGAAAAAACAGGCGTTCAACATAACATCTGCTGTCTTGATGTTTTCAACTGCGTCGTAGCTCAGGCGAATGACCCTGATCTCCCGAAAGAACAGTGTGACTGGTGCAATGTGAGGAAAACATCACGCTAA
- a CDS encoding NADP-dependent malic enzyme has protein sequence MSDKKNDFGDKEALHYHAAGRPGKLEITATKSMATQRDLSLAYSPGVAAPVRAIAEHPNLAYDYTAKGNLVAIITNGTAILGLGNLGPLASKPVMEGKAVLFKRFADIDGIDLEVDTTDVDEFINCVKLLGPTFGGINLEDIKAPECFIIEQALREKMDIPVFHDDQHGTAIITGAGIINAIDLTDRDIKDVTVVVNGAGAAAIACTELIKAMGVPHHNVIMCDSKGVIYQGREEGMNQWKSAHAVETEHRSLEEALKGADVFLGLSVQGAVSQEMVKNMADKPIIFAMANPDPEITPEDVKAVRPDAIVATGRSDYPNQVNNVLGFPYIFRGALDVRASTINDEMKVAAALAIAELAREDVPDEVAAAYTGGHPKYGPDYIIPAPFDPRLISAISPAVAEAAIKSGVAKKPLIDMNAYRKELAARLNPTTGTLQMVYDQLGKDLKRVIFTEADEETVLRAALGFEQNGYGKAVLLGHEEPIRDHLERIGHDRTDKLEIHHGRNSDKSHQYAEFLFSKLQRDGYLFRDCLRLVRSDRNVFGACMLAFGDADAMVTGHTRHYAAALESITKVIDPLPDRKAMGLSIVVAEDRTIFVADTAINEMPTAEEMAEIAIHTADTVRHFGIEPRVAFMSYTNFGNPTGGILATTSREAVSVLDTKDVDFEYEGEMHAGVALNPEIMQSYPFCRLSGPANVLIMPGMHSAHISTKLLRELGGGTVIGPMLVGLTHSVQVIPMGSYASEIINLAALAAHNVNLLKK, from the coding sequence ATGAGTGACAAGAAAAATGATTTTGGCGATAAGGAAGCGCTTCATTATCACGCCGCCGGCCGGCCGGGAAAGCTGGAAATTACCGCGACAAAATCCATGGCGACCCAACGCGATCTGTCGCTTGCCTACTCCCCCGGCGTCGCCGCACCGGTACGCGCCATCGCCGAACATCCCAACCTTGCCTATGATTATACCGCCAAAGGAAACCTTGTGGCGATCATCACCAATGGCACCGCCATTCTTGGCCTCGGTAATCTTGGCCCGCTGGCGTCAAAACCGGTAATGGAAGGCAAGGCCGTTCTCTTCAAACGGTTCGCCGACATCGACGGCATTGATCTGGAAGTCGATACCACAGACGTAGATGAATTCATCAATTGCGTTAAACTGCTTGGGCCGACCTTTGGCGGCATTAATCTGGAAGATATCAAGGCGCCGGAATGTTTCATCATAGAACAGGCGCTCCGGGAAAAAATGGATATCCCGGTCTTCCATGATGATCAGCACGGCACCGCGATCATCACCGGCGCCGGCATTATTAACGCTATTGACCTTACTGACCGCGATATCAAGGATGTCACAGTAGTGGTCAACGGCGCCGGTGCTGCCGCCATTGCCTGTACAGAACTGATCAAGGCGATGGGCGTCCCCCATCACAACGTTATCATGTGCGACAGCAAGGGCGTGATCTATCAGGGCCGCGAAGAAGGCATGAACCAATGGAAATCGGCCCACGCGGTTGAAACCGAACACCGCAGCCTGGAAGAGGCCCTGAAAGGCGCCGATGTCTTTCTTGGTCTGTCTGTTCAAGGAGCGGTATCACAGGAAATGGTAAAAAACATGGCCGACAAGCCAATTATTTTCGCCATGGCCAATCCGGATCCGGAAATTACGCCGGAAGACGTCAAGGCCGTCCGCCCCGATGCCATTGTCGCCACAGGTCGGTCCGATTATCCTAACCAGGTCAATAATGTGCTTGGTTTCCCTTATATCTTTCGCGGCGCGCTTGATGTGCGGGCGTCGACCATTAATGATGAAATGAAAGTCGCCGCAGCCCTGGCCATTGCCGAGCTCGCCCGGGAGGATGTGCCTGATGAAGTTGCCGCCGCCTATACCGGAGGCCACCCCAAATACGGACCGGACTATATCATTCCGGCACCTTTCGACCCCCGACTGATCAGCGCCATTTCCCCGGCCGTGGCCGAAGCCGCGATCAAAAGCGGCGTCGCCAAAAAACCGTTGATCGATATGAATGCCTACCGCAAGGAACTGGCGGCGCGGCTCAACCCGACGACCGGCACCCTGCAAATGGTTTATGATCAACTCGGCAAGGACCTCAAACGGGTGATTTTCACCGAGGCCGATGAGGAAACTGTCCTGCGTGCAGCCCTTGGTTTTGAACAGAATGGCTATGGCAAGGCCGTCTTGCTTGGTCATGAAGAACCAATCCGTGATCATCTGGAACGCATCGGCCATGACCGCACGGACAAACTTGAAATCCACCACGGCCGGAACAGTGACAAAAGCCACCAATATGCCGAATTCCTGTTTTCCAAACTGCAACGTGACGGCTATCTGTTTCGCGACTGCCTGCGTCTGGTGCGCAGTGACCGCAATGTTTTTGGCGCCTGCATGCTTGCCTTTGGCGATGCAGACGCCATGGTCACCGGTCACACCCGCCATTACGCCGCCGCTCTGGAAAGCATTACCAAGGTAATCGATCCGCTGCCTGACCGTAAGGCCATGGGACTATCCATTGTTGTGGCCGAGGACCGGACGATCTTTGTCGCCGATACCGCCATCAATGAAATGCCCACAGCCGAGGAAATGGCCGAAATCGCCATTCATACCGCCGATACGGTACGCCATTTTGGCATTGAACCCCGGGTTGCCTTTATGTCTTACACCAATTTTGGCAACCCGACAGGCGGCATTCTCGCCACCACATCACGGGAAGCCGTAAGCGTTCTGGATACGAAAGATGTCGATTTCGAATATGAAGGTGAAATGCACGCCGGTGTGGCGCTCAATCCGGAAATCATGCAGAGCTATCCCTTCTGCCGTCTGTCCGGACCGGCCAACGTCCTGATCATGCCAGGCATGCATTCAGCCCATATTTCGACAAAACTTCTGCGGGAACTGGGGGGCGGCACCGTGATCGGCCCGATGCTGGTCGGCCTGACCCATTCGGTACAGGTGATCCCCATGGGGTCCTATGCGTCCGAAATCATCAATCTCGCCGCCCTCGCCGCCCATAATGTCAATCTGTTGAAAAAATAG
- the mutS gene encoding DNA mismatch repair protein MutS, whose amino-acid sequence MTETAAAKHSRSNAAVAEYGSSVEPGRNADGKATKKTRAAADVVTPMMAQYLDLKAKNQDYLLFYRMGDFYELFFDDAVKAAEALDITLTKRGKHSGNDIPMCGVPVHAAENYLSRLIRKGFKVAVCEQMEDPAEAKKRGAKSVVRRDVVRLVTPGTITEENLLNARQNNFLAALSRAQNDFALAWLDISTGDFFVTALDPANLDAELSRLQAGELILSAQVVEDERLGDGLEDWRHILSYVENSTFDSTAAETTLKASYGVSVLEGIGSYTRAQLSACGALVVYLQETQKGQLPKLAHPLSVGEESTVMIDGATRRNLELTHTLAGSRKGSLLHCLDRTVTGAGARLLNSRLNAPLMDPGTIGRRLDLVAYFQEHEGLRHKIRDLLKRCPDLERAMSRLSLGRGGPRDLAAVRDGLIQAGGIKNIFQSKQTADTLESLPADIDQILENMGRHQDVIALLQRALAEELPTIIRDGNFIAKGYHGALDEFRMLSSESKRLILGLESQYREQSGVSGLKIKYNNVLGYFIEVTALHADKLMGPPLNEDFIHRQTLANVVRFNSSELAKLAGKIGQAADRALALEHEIYEELVGAVLMQWQQISRAAQALAQLDVATALAELAAEKNYCRPKVDASLAFAVEHGRHPVVEAALLAANTDHFVANDCNLDPGNRLWLITGPNMAGKSTFLRQNAVIALMAQMGSFVPARSAHIGVVDRLFSRVGASDDLARGRSTFMVEMVETAAILNQSSERSLVILDEIGRGTATYDGLSIAWAAVEHIHEVNQCRALFATHYHEMTALAAKLSDLALHYMKVKDWEGEVIFLHEVAAGSADRSYGIQVAKLAGLPKVVVERAQQVLHSLEQGGQGAAKGQKMEELADDLPLFSAIQMQVNKPPADDNGTAARLERELAEINPDDLSPRAAMDMLYHLKKIQQDG is encoded by the coding sequence ATGACGGAAACAGCAGCGGCAAAACATTCCCGGTCCAACGCGGCAGTCGCAGAGTATGGTTCTTCAGTGGAACCGGGGCGCAATGCGGACGGTAAAGCGACGAAAAAGACCCGTGCCGCGGCGGATGTCGTAACACCGATGATGGCGCAATATCTTGACCTTAAGGCCAAGAATCAGGATTACCTGTTGTTTTACCGTATGGGGGATTTTTACGAACTGTTTTTCGATGATGCAGTTAAGGCGGCGGAAGCGCTCGATATTACCCTGACCAAACGCGGAAAGCATAGTGGTAATGACATTCCCATGTGTGGTGTTCCGGTGCATGCGGCGGAAAATTATCTGTCACGTTTGATCCGAAAGGGATTCAAGGTCGCGGTGTGTGAACAGATGGAAGACCCGGCGGAGGCCAAAAAGCGGGGGGCCAAATCTGTGGTCCGACGCGATGTCGTGCGTCTGGTAACACCCGGCACCATAACGGAGGAAAACCTGCTTAACGCCCGACAGAATAATTTTCTTGCGGCCTTGTCCCGGGCCCAGAACGACTTTGCGCTGGCCTGGCTTGATATTTCGACAGGAGATTTTTTTGTTACGGCCCTTGACCCGGCCAATCTGGACGCGGAATTATCGCGGCTGCAGGCGGGAGAATTAATCCTTTCCGCCCAGGTTGTGGAAGATGAACGGCTGGGGGATGGCCTGGAAGACTGGCGTCATATTCTGAGTTATGTGGAAAACAGTACTTTTGATAGTACGGCCGCGGAGACGACGCTGAAGGCGTCATACGGGGTATCCGTTCTGGAAGGTATCGGCAGCTACACGCGGGCGCAATTGTCGGCCTGCGGGGCATTGGTGGTTTATCTTCAGGAAACCCAGAAAGGGCAGTTGCCGAAGTTGGCGCATCCCCTGAGTGTGGGAGAGGAAAGCACCGTGATGATCGACGGGGCGACCCGCCGGAATCTTGAATTGACTCATACTTTGGCGGGATCACGGAAAGGCAGTTTACTGCATTGTCTTGACCGGACCGTGACAGGCGCTGGCGCGCGGCTGCTGAACAGCCGTCTTAATGCGCCCTTGATGGATCCGGGGACGATTGGGCGGCGTCTGGATCTGGTGGCGTATTTTCAGGAACACGAAGGTCTGCGCCATAAAATCCGGGATCTTTTAAAACGATGTCCTGATCTGGAACGGGCCATGTCACGCCTGTCGCTCGGGCGGGGTGGACCCCGTGATCTGGCGGCGGTGCGGGATGGTTTGATTCAGGCCGGCGGGATCAAAAATATTTTCCAAAGTAAGCAGACGGCGGATACTCTCGAAAGTTTGCCGGCCGATATTGATCAAATTCTTGAAAATATGGGCCGTCATCAGGATGTTATCGCATTGTTACAACGGGCGTTGGCCGAAGAACTGCCTACCATTATTCGCGACGGGAATTTTATTGCCAAGGGCTATCACGGGGCGCTGGATGAGTTTCGCATGTTGTCGAGTGAGAGCAAGCGTTTGATCTTGGGACTGGAAAGCCAATATCGCGAACAGTCCGGTGTTAGTGGTCTTAAAATTAAATATAACAATGTATTAGGCTATTTTATTGAAGTAACGGCGTTGCATGCTGACAAGCTGATGGGGCCACCGCTCAATGAAGATTTCATTCACCGCCAGACCTTGGCCAATGTGGTGCGGTTCAACAGCAGTGAACTGGCGAAACTCGCCGGCAAGATAGGCCAGGCGGCGGATCGGGCATTGGCGTTGGAACATGAAATTTACGAAGAACTGGTGGGGGCTGTTCTGATGCAGTGGCAGCAGATCAGTCGTGCAGCCCAGGCGTTGGCGCAGCTGGATGTGGCTACGGCCCTGGCGGAACTGGCCGCTGAAAAGAATTATTGCCGGCCAAAGGTTGATGCCAGTCTGGCCTTCGCAGTGGAGCATGGCCGTCACCCGGTGGTGGAGGCGGCTTTGCTTGCGGCAAATACGGACCATTTTGTTGCCAATGACTGTAATCTTGATCCGGGGAACCGGTTGTGGTTGATTACAGGACCGAATATGGCGGGTAAAAGTACTTTTCTGCGTCAGAATGCGGTGATCGCCCTGATGGCGCAAATGGGCAGCTTTGTCCCGGCGCGGTCGGCGCACATCGGGGTTGTTGATCGCCTGTTCAGCCGCGTGGGCGCGTCAGATGATCTGGCGCGGGGGCGTTCAACCTTTATGGTGGAAATGGTGGAAACGGCGGCCATCCTCAACCAGTCCAGTGAACGATCTCTGGTTATCCTGGACGAGATCGGGCGGGGAACGGCGACCTATGATGGCTTGTCCATTGCCTGGGCGGCGGTAGAACATATTCATGAGGTGAACCAGTGCCGGGCGTTGTTTGCAACCCATTATCATGAAATGACGGCGCTGGCGGCAAAGCTCAGCGATCTGGCGCTGCATTATATGAAGGTCAAGGACTGGGAAGGGGAGGTGATCTTCCTGCATGAAGTGGCGGCGGGATCGGCGGACCGGTCTTACGGGATTCAGGTGGCGAAGCTTGCCGGATTGCCCAAAGTGGTTGTCGAACGCGCCCAACAAGTGCTACATAGTCTGGAACAAGGCGGACAGGGCGCGGCCAAGGGCCAGAAGATGGAAGAACTGGCCGATGATTTGCCGCTTTTCTCGGCGATTCAGATGCAGGTCAACAAGCCGCCTGCTGATGACAACGGTACGGCCGCCCGCTTAGAGCGGGAACTGGCGGAGATTAATCCTGATGACCTGTCCCCCCGCGCGGCGATGGACATGCTCTATCACTTAAAAAAGATACAACAAGATGGCTAA
- a CDS encoding [protein-PII] uridylyltransferase, with amino-acid sequence MAKIYRQKQVFDRKTFSTRLSALKEQYGPSDIRPALVDLFKEYYQQGFDEVRRRCETGANGKPLAMAQTFLTDEIILQLYTVTTSYIYTEKNRTSGERLSLVAIGGYGRMDMVPYSDVDLLFLLPYKQTPWGERVVEYILYMLWDIGFKVGHAVRTVNESIRLAREDLTIRTSLLESRHICADEELYEEFLTRYDKEVISGHEPEFVEEKLNERDTRHVKLGQARYVVEPNIKEGKGGLRDLQTLYWISKFIYGVHSVGEVVEKGIFSAGDYRQFQKAYNFLTTVRFHLHYVSERAEERISFGVQKILAERLGYADRAGLSGVERFMKHYFLTAKTVGDLTRIYCAYLEDKHKRKPRLRMPRFGLHKRKVGVFPVEGSRISLTTSKDLKDDPVNMIRIFHIAQQQDLDIHPRAMRRIRQNLTLVDRKLQKNVEANRLFMEILTFKDGPGFALRLMNEAGILGKFIPDFGRVVAQMQFDMYHVYTVDEHTIRAIELLSEVERGLLAEDHPLANDIVHKVLSREVLYVAVMLHDIAKGRKGDHSVLGEEVAKKLCPRMGLNAAQTETVAWLVRHHLDMTHVAFKRDLNDPKTISDFAQIIQSPERLRLLLVLTVVDIRAVGPKIWNGWKGQLLRELYYQAEEYLFGGHIETGNKYRIEAAKKDLQEELQDWTDEEFSAYSDRFYDSYWLALNLENQARNARLIALSDRIGEKLTINIHVDEFQSISELTIYAQDHPGLFARMTGAITISGASIQDAKIFTTKDGMALDTFWIQEPDGGIFKDKHKLARLKSTIERTLAGEILPRKELEALRNRPRAIDAFTVEPRVLIDNMASNRYTVVELNGLDRPGFLHMLSQALVDLKLSIGSAHVATFGERAVTVFFICDLFGHKVHNEAKLQKIREKLMEALLAGTKKTAGKKKTVKKTVVKKSTVKKVRKPRESVK; translated from the coding sequence ATGGCTAAAATCTACCGGCAAAAACAGGTTTTCGATCGTAAGACGTTTTCAACCCGTCTTTCCGCGTTGAAAGAACAGTACGGACCATCGGATATTCGCCCGGCGCTGGTGGATCTGTTCAAGGAATATTATCAGCAGGGATTTGATGAAGTTCGCCGGCGTTGTGAGACGGGCGCCAACGGGAAACCGCTTGCCATGGCGCAGACTTTTCTCACCGATGAAATTATCTTGCAGCTTTATACCGTCACGACAAGCTATATTTATACCGAGAAAAACCGCACCTCTGGCGAACGTTTGAGCCTGGTTGCGATCGGGGGATATGGCCGGATGGATATGGTGCCTTATTCCGACGTGGACCTGCTGTTTTTACTGCCATACAAGCAAACCCCCTGGGGCGAGCGGGTGGTGGAATATATTCTCTACATGCTGTGGGACATTGGTTTTAAAGTTGGACATGCGGTACGCACGGTCAATGAAAGTATTCGTTTGGCCAGGGAAGATCTGACAATCCGCACCTCTCTGCTGGAATCCCGACATATCTGTGCTGATGAGGAACTGTATGAGGAATTTCTCACCCGTTATGACAAAGAGGTGATTTCCGGTCATGAGCCTGAATTTGTCGAGGAAAAACTTAATGAACGCGATACACGCCATGTGAAGCTTGGCCAGGCGCGTTATGTGGTGGAACCGAATATTAAGGAAGGCAAGGGGGGATTGCGGGACCTGCAAACGCTCTACTGGATTTCCAAGTTCATTTATGGGGTGCATAGCGTCGGGGAAGTGGTTGAAAAAGGAATATTCTCGGCGGGGGACTATCGTCAGTTCCAGAAGGCCTATAATTTCCTGACCACGGTTCGGTTTCATTTGCACTATGTTTCGGAACGGGCGGAAGAACGGATATCTTTCGGGGTGCAGAAAATTCTCGCCGAACGTCTGGGGTATGCCGACCGGGCGGGGTTGTCGGGGGTAGAGCGCTTTATGAAGCATTACTTCCTTACCGCCAAGACGGTCGGGGACCTGACGCGCATTTATTGCGCCTACCTGGAAGATAAACACAAGCGCAAGCCGCGCCTGCGTATGCCGCGTTTTGGCCTGCACAAACGTAAAGTTGGGGTTTTTCCTGTCGAAGGCAGCCGCATTTCCCTGACAACCTCGAAGGACCTGAAAGACGATCCGGTCAATATGATCCGGATATTCCATATCGCCCAGCAACAGGACTTGGATATACATCCCCGCGCCATGCGCCGAATTCGCCAGAATCTGACTTTGGTTGATCGAAAATTACAAAAAAATGTCGAAGCCAACAGATTGTTCATGGAAATTCTGACCTTCAAGGATGGACCGGGATTTGCCCTGCGTCTTATGAATGAAGCAGGAATTCTGGGGAAATTTATTCCTGATTTTGGCCGTGTTGTCGCCCAGATGCAGTTTGACATGTATCATGTCTATACGGTGGACGAGCACACGATTCGGGCGATTGAACTCTTGTCGGAAGTGGAACGGGGATTGCTTGCCGAGGACCATCCGTTGGCCAATGATATTGTGCATAAGGTGCTGTCCCGGGAAGTGCTTTATGTGGCGGTAATGCTGCATGATATCGCCAAGGGACGCAAGGGTGACCATTCGGTGCTCGGGGAAGAGGTGGCGAAAAAGCTTTGTCCGCGTATGGGACTGAATGCGGCCCAGACGGAAACCGTTGCCTGGTTGGTGCGGCATCATTTGGACATGACCCATGTGGCGTTCAAGCGCGACCTTAATGACCCAAAAACCATTTCGGACTTCGCCCAGATTATCCAGAGCCCGGAACGCCTGCGGTTGCTGCTGGTGTTGACCGTTGTTGATATCCGTGCGGTGGGACCAAAGATCTGGAACGGCTGGAAGGGACAGTTGCTGAGAGAACTCTATTATCAGGCGGAAGAGTATCTTTTCGGAGGCCATATTGAAACAGGTAACAAATACCGGATTGAGGCCGCGAAGAAAGATTTGCAGGAAGAGCTTCAGGACTGGACTGATGAAGAATTTTCCGCTTATAGCGATCGGTTCTACGATTCTTACTGGCTGGCGCTTAACCTTGAAAATCAGGCCCGGAATGCCCGGTTGATTGCCCTGTCAGACCGTATTGGTGAAAAGCTGACCATCAATATTCATGTGGATGAATTTCAGAGTATTTCTGAACTGACCATTTATGCCCAGGATCATCCCGGTCTTTTTGCCCGGATGACAGGGGCGATCACGATCAGCGGCGCGTCAATCCAGGATGCCAAGATTTTCACCACCAAGGATGGCATGGCGCTGGATACGTTCTGGATTCAGGAACCGGATGGCGGGATTTTTAAAGACAAGCATAAACTGGCGCGTCTTAAAAGCACGATTGAGCGTACCCTGGCCGGAGAAATCCTGCCGCGGAAGGAACTCGAAGCCCTGCGGAACCGGCCACGGGCCATCGATGCCTTTACGGTGGAACCACGGGTGCTGATCGATAATATGGCCAGTAACCGTTATACGGTGGTTGAACTGAACGGTCTTGACCGCCCGGGTTTTTTGCACATGTTGTCGCAGGCGCTGGTGGATCTGAAACTGTCGATCGGCAGTGCTCATGTGGCGACCTTTGGGGAACGGGCGGTGACGGTGTTCTTTATATGTGACCTGTTTGGGCATAAGGTTCATAATGAAGCCAAATTGCAGAAGATCAGAGAAAAGCTGATGGAAGCCTTGCTGGCGGGCACCAAAAAGACCGCAGGCAAGAAAAAAACAGTCAAGAAAACGGTCGTGAAGAAAAGCACGGTTAAAAAGGTTAGAAAACCACGGGAAAGTGTAAAATAA
- the murJ gene encoding murein biosynthesis integral membrane protein MurJ: MSIGKAVAIFSSFTFLSRILGFVRDILSASILGAGFVADCFFVALKLPNFFRRLFAEGAFSAAFVPVFTATLTKDGKEEALSFAESAFSCLLVVLLSLVALMEVFAPGLIYILTGGFGDDEVKFQLAVLLTRFTFPFLLCVSLVSLLGGILNALGKFSETAATPIILNLCMISALIFFSNSMDTPAHSLAIAVTLAGIIQLIWLYFACRRVGYRLRLVMPKVTPKVKQMLVIMMPVALGAGVIQVNLMLDLILAARLPNGSISFLFYADRLNQLPVGVIGVALGTVLLPMLARNIAEGNDDECNYNQNRAIELGLFLTVPAAIAFMVVPYPLIHVLFERNAFTNTDSWQTAYALMAYAAGLPAYVLAKVFSPGYFARQDTKTPVKYAMVALVVNMTLNLILMQYFAHVGLAMATAISAWLNVALLAGGLIRRGHFRFDRSVLIRLGKYTLASAVMGGVVWGLMAPVSGLIAGPLLMKVTGLLILISSGVGSYIVMTLVTGAFRLREMKALLRRKKAPAADNAS; the protein is encoded by the coding sequence ATGTCCATCGGCAAAGCGGTTGCGATTTTCAGCAGCTTCACTTTTTTAAGTCGCATCCTGGGCTTTGTACGCGATATTCTCTCGGCGTCCATTTTGGGGGCCGGATTTGTGGCGGACTGCTTTTTCGTTGCGCTGAAATTGCCAAATTTCTTTCGGCGACTTTTTGCCGAGGGCGCATTCAGTGCCGCGTTTGTCCCGGTGTTTACCGCGACCCTGACCAAGGACGGTAAAGAAGAGGCTCTGAGCTTTGCTGAAAGCGCTTTCTCCTGCCTGTTGGTGGTGTTGCTGTCCCTGGTGGCGCTGATGGAAGTTTTTGCCCCTGGCCTGATTTATATCCTGACCGGCGGGTTCGGGGATGACGAGGTCAAATTTCAGCTGGCAGTTCTGTTGACCCGCTTTACCTTTCCTTTTCTGCTGTGTGTCAGTCTGGTGTCTTTGCTGGGCGGAATCCTTAACGCATTGGGGAAATTTTCTGAAACGGCGGCGACACCGATCATTTTGAATCTCTGCATGATCAGCGCCCTGATTTTCTTTTCGAATAGTATGGATACACCGGCGCACAGTTTGGCGATTGCTGTGACCCTGGCCGGGATTATTCAGTTGATTTGGCTGTATTTTGCCTGCCGCCGGGTGGGTTATCGATTGCGGTTGGTGATGCCAAAAGTGACCCCGAAAGTTAAACAGATGCTGGTGATCATGATGCCTGTGGCCTTGGGCGCCGGGGTTATTCAGGTCAATCTCATGCTTGATTTGATCCTGGCGGCCAGATTGCCCAATGGGTCTATTTCCTTCCTGTTTTATGCAGATCGGCTAAATCAGTTGCCGGTCGGGGTGATTGGTGTGGCGCTTGGCACGGTGCTGTTGCCCATGCTGGCGCGGAACATAGCGGAAGGCAACGATGATGAATGCAATTACAACCAGAACAGAGCCATTGAACTGGGTCTGTTCCTCACGGTGCCAGCGGCCATTGCCTTTATGGTCGTGCCCTATCCATTGATCCATGTCTTATTTGAACGCAATGCCTTCACCAATACCGACAGTTGGCAGACGGCCTATGCCCTGATGGCCTATGCCGCCGGCTTGCCAGCCTATGTTCTGGCCAAGGTCTTCAGTCCGGGATATTTCGCCCGTCAGGACACCAAGACGCCGGTGAAATACGCTATGGTGGCCTTGGTGGTCAATATGACATTGAACCTGATTTTGATGCAGTATTTTGCCCATGTCGGTCTGGCGATGGCGACGGCAATCTCGGCCTGGCTCAATGTGGCGTTACTGGCCGGGGGGTTGATTCGGCGCGGGCATTTCAGGTTTGACCGCAGTGTATTGATCCGGCTGGGTAAATATACCCTCGCCAGTGCAGTCATGGGAGGGGTTGTCTGGGGACTGATGGCGCCGGTCTCGGGTCTGATTGCCGGGCCTCTGCTGATGAAGGTTACCGGCTTGTTGATCCTGATCAGCAGCGGGGTTGGCAGCTATATTGTCATGACCCTGGTGACGGGTGCGTTCAGGTTGCGCGAAATGAAGGCGCTGTTGCGGCGAAAGAAAGCCCCGGCTGCTGATAACGCGTCTTGA